In a single window of the Pseudobacteriovorax antillogorgiicola genome:
- the pdxA gene encoding 4-hydroxythreonine-4-phosphate dehydrogenase PdxA, producing the protein MLLVTLGDPYSINIEALGELLPRIPDKVPVVLVGSFSQWEYQCQQFQISLAVKMIQSWSDLTDKGIHFLNVGPELPRVNPRELTDQQRGGVAVAALESLRSFPKMQNTAVLTCPIDKYACQQAGFRFPGQTEFFEDLAGERGVMILAGPSLRVALVTNHLALRDVAPHINESLIVKKFELFSKTLSRIFKIKSPRIAVVGLNPHCGDQGMFGDEDYRVIAPAVSRLESHSEYEPTGPIPADTAFFHGYQGRFDGILAMYHDQGLGPLKTVHFFDAVNITGGLDFLRVSPDHGPAADKFGQGTANWESFSAALTHCLRYLGYEPSTHRRD; encoded by the coding sequence ATGTTGCTCGTTACATTGGGAGATCCCTACAGCATCAATATAGAAGCCCTTGGCGAGCTTTTGCCGCGGATACCAGATAAGGTGCCTGTGGTTCTTGTGGGCAGCTTTTCCCAATGGGAATATCAGTGCCAGCAGTTTCAAATATCACTTGCGGTAAAAATGATCCAATCTTGGAGTGATCTGACCGATAAGGGCATCCATTTCCTCAATGTGGGACCAGAACTGCCCCGAGTCAACCCTAGAGAATTAACGGACCAGCAGCGTGGAGGCGTAGCTGTTGCTGCCCTAGAAAGCTTGCGATCCTTTCCTAAGATGCAAAATACTGCTGTACTGACCTGCCCCATCGATAAGTATGCCTGCCAACAAGCTGGCTTCCGGTTCCCAGGGCAAACTGAATTTTTCGAAGATCTTGCTGGTGAAAGGGGTGTCATGATCCTCGCAGGACCCAGTCTAAGAGTAGCTTTAGTCACCAATCACCTTGCGCTTCGTGACGTAGCTCCTCATATCAATGAGTCTTTGATTGTCAAGAAGTTTGAGCTTTTTTCAAAGACCTTATCGAGAATTTTTAAAATCAAGTCTCCTCGGATTGCCGTTGTGGGGTTGAATCCACATTGTGGCGATCAAGGTATGTTTGGTGATGAAGACTACCGCGTCATCGCACCTGCCGTGTCGCGTCTGGAAAGTCATTCCGAGTACGAGCCTACGGGGCCAATACCCGCGGATACGGCTTTCTTTCATGGCTATCAGGGGCGTTTTGATGGAATTCTTGCGATGTATCATGATCAAGGCCTTGGGCCTTTGAAAACAGTGCATTTCTTTGATGCTGTGAATATCACAGGAGGCCTTGATTTTCTGAGAGTTTCTCCAGATCATGGTCCTGCAGCTGACAAATTTGGCCAGGGAACTGCGAATTGGGAAAGTTTTAGCGCAGCCTTGACCCATTGCCTTAGGTATCTTGGTTATGAGCCCAGTACACATAGAAGAGATTAA